TATCTCATTTATTGTAGAGTAAATATATGGAAAGTGAATAcattaaatgaaataataaaaaaactgtAAATAATATGATAGATTAAAAAAAGtcatagaaaaaaaatttaataggaGAAGGCCAATGAAGTAGTTCACCACAATTAGTGCTTCTTCCCAAGTCTGCCCATtatagaattgaaaatttttttgcATTCGTTTCGGTTGCGGCCCTTCATCCATCTCCTCATACATATTACGTTTTCGCTTTATTAGGGAACCGCTACCTATTGATCCATCATCAACAAAGTGTTGCTGGATATCTTCAAAATTTGCACAACACTGACTACTATGCAGCACTTGTGTTTCTTCCAAGTCTCTCTCATACACTATTCTAACACCACACTTCTTCACCTTAACACTGTCATCTCTTTCGAAGGACAGCTCAAGTTGATGGCATTCCTGATCTAAGCAATCTGTTGTCCATAAATTATTGGTTTCACGTTCACCACATTTGTCTTCCAAGGAAATTGGATACAACTTGTCACGAGAGAAATAACGAATGAAAATCTGGTCCTTCATTATGGGCTGTTCTAAACCAAAATTTGCAATCAAGCCACTACAATCGACTATTCGAGGATATCTACCCTGGAAATTAGATTGAGTGCAATTGGCTTGTCTAGAATTTCTACCATGGGTAACAGCTCTACACGAGACATGCGCCTTCCTTGAAGCATCATCACTGACAAAAATGCGGCACAAAGCAACTCCCATCCATTGACTATCATTCCGAACTTCCAGAGGCAGATCTATCTTAATCGAAGACTCACCCCTTTGTTGACTAAACCATTCTGGCATTTCACTTCCAGgtataataatatcaaacttcTTTCTTGAATTTCCAACTACCTGCAAAATAAACCTCTGGTTGTTTGGTAAGAGACAAGATGAATAATTATAAGACAGAGGAACAGAGATATTAACGAACCTTTAGATGCTTTTTCAGCAATGTTAAGGCATCGATGTTCTCAGCCAATCTGAAGCAATTAGCACCTACTATATCTACCCAGTCCTTTGAATTGCAAACTTTTGATGGATTTGCAATTATTTCCAGAGAAGTACAACCACTTACGCTTACACCCTCTATACATGTTGGAAGCTCAGGCAACGATTTAAACGCCTTGCAATTTgacaaaaaaagaaattgaagctTGGAAAATTGAGTAAGACACGAAGGTATGCTGACGAAATTGTTACCACCAAGATCAAGTTTTTTCATAGAGGATAAGCGAGAAATATCACCAGGAATATCTCCTTCACAAAGATTGCAGTACCTCAGATTCAGCCTTGTTAATGAACTCAAACCTAACAACGAAGGCAACATCAGAGCCATGGAATTTGTCCTTTCTCTTTGGATTACCTTTAACAGAGAAGGCAGATATTTTTGTAACTTGGAAGAAGATCCCTTGCTCCCATTAAAAGACAGAACTTtaagatttttaaattgaaaaatcaAGGATGGTGGTTTTGTCATGGATGTTTCACTTAAGTCAAGCTCCTCCAAGAATTCTATTTGCTGCAAATTCTCTGGCAAATATTCGACTTTATAACAGCCAGAAAGATTAAGAGATTTTAAACTTTTACACCCACCTATGCTCCCTGGGAGATCCACAAGGTTCCTGCAATCtttcaaatttaacaaaacaagacTGCTCAGATTTCCAATTGAAATAGGTAGCTCTTTAATGCCCGACCCATCTAAATAGAGCTCTAGCAGGCATTCCATTTTGCCATCAATCTCTGGAAACCTTTTAAGATTGGAGCAACCTGAAAGAATTAACTTTTTAAGAGATTCCGTTCCAAATTTGATTAGAAGACTCCTAAGACTTTTGCAGTCTTTTAGATTCAAAACTTTAAGTCTTCTAAGATTTCCGATTGAAGAAGGTAGCTCTTTAATGTTTGTCCCATCAAAACAAAGCTCCAATAAACATTCTATTTTCCCATCAATCTCTGGCAAGCTTTGAAGATTTGAGCAACCtgaaagaaataacttttcaagaGATTCCGTTCCAAATTTGGTTGGAAGACTCCTAAGACTTTTACAGTCttttaaattcaaaacttcaagtcTTCTAAGATTTCCGATTGAAGAAGGTAGCTCTTTAATGTTTGTCCCATCAAAACAAAGCTCCAACAAACATTCCATTTTCCCATCAATCTCTGGAAAGCTTTGAAGTTTTGAGCAACCTGAAAGAATTAACATTTCAAGAGATTCCATTCCAATTTTGGTTGGAAAACTCCTCAGACTTTTGCAGCCTTTTAAATTCAAAAGCTTAAGCCTCGtaagtgtagcgacgtaaaaattttagtttcggGCTGCTAATTGTGGAGATTAAAAACTtggaatttgaaatttgattttagattaaaccgggagtcgccaccgatctttttactaggtgtgatcggacacctattaaattttttctttaaaaaaaacgaggaaaaggccgagttaaggtctacgttaaaaagccagagaaaaattagggttcgggattCGATTACGCGCAAGGAAGGTATTAGcgccctcgcgacgcccaaaaattggtatctcataaacatgtgttgtcttgattttcaaaaatacgagttcaatgtaaaaTTTAATCGTGGTCTGATTAAAAAGACGAGagattttagtttattttggttttttgagaagggtatatcgCTTTAACACGAATCAATcgacgttcacccaacatagcgatgaactcgatgacttaatgttaaatcggtacattgcctcgATTATTGAAATTACTTAGCAAAACAAGAATATGATTTTCGAAATAATGTGAAACAAAGTTGATactaaataagaataaataagtgGAAAAACTATAAACATATTTGAAACAAATAACAAATATTACAATAATGTTGAAGGATAACACTAATAAGGCATGCAAGATGTAATTATAGTATCGAATACGAGAAAATAACGAAAATACAATGAATATACATATGGAGATAATTAAGAGTATATAcgtatattaaagatatatataaacatatactaaTATCGTACCAATAATAagaatgatataataataaaaatacatacatgagGTAGTATAAGAAATATATGTAACTAATAACATTGAAAATACATATatgatatgtataatataaatattagagTTGATAACGATATGTAAAAAAACTATTCACATGCTATATAAACACATACCTATATATAAATAAGAATGATGTTagaaatattcataaaaatagtataaaagataaaaaaactaATAACATATAAACACACGGGCAATATGCAGATTATATACATATGATAGTTATAAAAAGTATGGTATTAAACACATATAACGTATGCATTTATAGTAACATAAatactaatattatatatatcaCTAATACAAAAATGATGatctaacataaaaataaaataagataatgataattttaaaatgaaGTATAAAAAACTATATAAAGgttatatgtacataaaaataggTATGTATATATAAGTAAAGATAAGAAATAAtgacaaaataatataataatgataaaaatatagAAAGTGAATAATATACAAaggtattaaaataaaataagaataaagcaataggtaataataaatataataatagaaatataatattaaagataatactaagtataatataataataataatgtaataatgATAGTAATGATGACAATACTAATATAAAAAGAAtagataaaataatagtaaaaatagattTAAAATGATAATATACAATATGGTGTTAAttgaatatataatataatattgaaatatatacatcataacatgATAGGAAAATAATAATATCATTAAAGTAAAAATCAATGAtactatatacatacatacatatacatattaagatatatacataaatgaTAAGATCTATAATAACAATAAATACAATACATTAGAAATGAGAAGAAgtaagaaaaatgactaaacaaaattaaaatcgaAATTTTCGGGGCGAATTTAGAATAAAAACAGAAGAGGGGGACTCATCTGAACATGCGGGCAAGTAGTGGGGACCAAGAGAGCAATTTTCCAACGCCTTTAAAACGGTGCGCATCAAGGGGAACCAAATTGCGAAGCGCAACAATTAATAGGGccaatttgtaaataaatataagtctgatttaaaacataaaaaatgcggaaggactgattgcgcaaataacccctctcttaaaaaacacgcggacccTAGCTGGAGTGGGTCGGGTCAACCCGACCCTCACTAAAACGGCGTCATTTTTAGTTTAAACAGAGGggtccaaaacggtgcgttttggacccctatataagtcaaaaaaaaattttaaaaatctcatTTGGCACCAGcagaggaaaaaaaaagaagaaagagaagGAGAAAAGAGAAGGAGGAAGGAGAGGGGAAAGGGAGAGCTCCGCCACGGTCCGGTCATGCCGGACGGATCACCGGATCGCCAAGCCATGACCAAGCGTCAGGCGGTGGCCGGagaggtaaattttttttttttgtattttattttatgttttaaaatattattatttatttatttatatatatttatgggtataaaaacaaatttaaaccgaaaatagaaatgaaaaaaaaaatcaccttagggTTTTGATTTCTGATTTTTGACTTGTTGATTCACTGATTTTGGGTGTTCGAATCTCTGCCTTTTTGATGTTAAGATCGTAGTATTTCGGATATCAATTGTTTGCTTTTTGttaagaaatcgaagagaaaaaaaaaaaagagggcctCCCCTTACATTCGGATCTGGCCTTTATAGCTGTTTCTATACACATTTTTTAAATTTCTTGCCATTGCTCCTTGTCGTCTACTCTGTCTTGGTGTTTGTTTCATTTTGCAGGGTATGGAGGACCAGACGCGTGCGTGGAGGCATGTGGCGTGCGTGGGGAGTGGTGGTGGTAGTGCGCAAGGTGGCCAATGGTTGGCCACTGGTGAGAAGCGGCGGCAGACAAGATGGGAGCTAGGGTTTACTGCTGAAATCTTTTAAGCAAATGGGCTATTAGGGTTTTAAAATTTGGGCTCAGATAGTTTTAGGCCTGGGATTATTATGTAAATGGACATTGGACCCCTTTTTATTTgaggttttattattttatggacCTAGGCTGAAAttggctattacagctgcccctctttgctcattgtcatgtAACAAGAATGGGGCAAAGACTTTAAAAGAGCCAATTTTGCCTAGTCAAGTAGAATCTCGACTTCTTTGGTGTTTATTTTCTTCGAGTAACCTCATTCCATCCCACTGCATCCTGTTGCTTTGGTTCAACCCACTGCATCTTTTGATATATGCCTTGTGGCTTCAATCTATTCTAAAGTAACTTCGAGGATGTGAAATTTatggcttcgatctgcttcactgcaacttcgggaagataagatctacaacttcaatctgttCTTCTATtacttcagtgagataaggtttatggtcttctcttctgccacTTCAGAAAGGTAAGATTTGATATTCTCGATCAGCTCcgttgcaacttcagggagaccagACTTGCAGCTTTGACCTGCTTCGCTGCACTTCGGGGTATCCAAATCTGGTGTCTTCCATtagctccaatctttattctttgcttggcatgtgatcctgagctcaattcatttctcgcaatatgaattctctcttttttttaaaaacggacatagaaattgaaaatagctcagcacgtgagccaaggctcaactcacctctcgcgatatgagttggttttttgaaacttaattttgaaaagcagattttgaaaatgcctcgacatgtgacccgaggctcaactcacctctcgcagtatgagttgatttttgaaacataaattgaaattaccttaacgtatcttgaggctcaactcacctctcgcaatatgagttgactttggaaaaataaaaattaaagacagGATTTGAACaagagaatttgaaaataccttggcgtgccccgaggctcaactcacttctcgcaatatgagttgatttttttgaagcataaattgaaattactcaacgtgtcttgaggctcaactcacctctcgcaatatgagttgatttttttgaaaacaaaaattgaacaacagaaatggaaaacacctcagcgtcttgaggttcaactcacctctcgcaatatgagctgattttttttaaaagatagaaattgaaaatacctcaacgtgttttgaggctcaactcacctctcgcaacacgagttgattttttgacaacagaaattgaaattacctcagcgtgtcctgaggctcaactcacctctcgcaatatgagttgattcttttgaaaagtagaaattgaaaagcagaaattgaaaataccttagcacgtgagccgaggctcaactcacctctcgcaatatgagttggatttttgaaaaataaattgacaaacggaaattgaaaatacctcagcgtcttgaggctcaactcacctctcgcaatatgagttgatttttgattttttttgaaagacagagattgaaaatacctcaacgtgtcttgaggctcaactcacctctcgcaatatgagttgatttcatTCTTATTGCATTTGCCCATTTTGAACTTGTTATCTTTGATTCTTCTCAAGATATGtccaaataaattttcttcttattgcattgccatctttgattaaatcattcgttttgagttgatttcattcttattgcatttgcaatctttgattaatttatccatttcgaGCTATGCTCATAATCAATTTTCTTCTTGTTAattgttttgatctttttcaagcattttgcattgaaataatgattaatggactaataacactttcacaaaagaagttttgcatattactctggaagtttctaaataatacaaaaacctgaaacaggactattgtttagaactcaccaagcttaagggttggaaatattatctctttggactctttattggttgaaccaaaagacaagacatttcatcagtgatacaacctcgacaaatgacgagtgatgtcaacctaagtgtaaaagagggtcattctcgagaaaagaaaTGATACTTTGCATTCATGTACATTTGGTCATTACACCCAGGGAATAGTGTAACAGATCAAActgattgaagatgatacaaatacTATGCCTTTGAGTTGCAGCAgaatggatggaagaaaccaaatgttattcctctgaaattgcagtaggaggcacaaactttatgtcctaaaaggtacagtggaagggactctaaaattacagtggggcaagctttccgagcaaaatgtgattgtttctttgactTTTCATCAAGAATACCACCGAACAAGATGCCGGTAGAATCGTCGCGATAATGTCTAATGAACAACGacgatgataccttaagcctttttaaaaagggctcatgacatttctacattcatataataacacatctagttaggagcatttgattcatttcaatcatagcatcctaattatttgacacattcataacacatctagttaggagcatttgattcatttcgatcatagcatcctaatcatttgacataagcatagatatatggaactgattctacaggtGATGTCCCTAAAATCAGTGAATTCACAAGCCTTAagcccctaagcagtagggtaacaggctgaagatttacagatcttaaccccctaagcagtagggaaatagatcgaagacgaagggtctcaaacccctaatcggtagggtaacagattgaattgcagatcttatctccctaagcagtagggaaacagatcgaagatgaagatcttaaccccctaagcagtagggaaacagatcgaagatgataggctttaaccccctaagcagtagggtaacaagccgaatttacaagccttaaacccctaagcagtagggtaacaggctgaagatttacagatcttaaccccctaagcaatagggaaatagataaaaaaaatgatgggctttaaccccctaagcagtagggaaacagataaaaaaatgatgggctttaaccccctaagcagtagggtaacaagccgaatttacaaaccttaaacccctaagcagtagggtaacaggctgaagatttacagatcttaaccccctaagcagtagggaaacagataaaaaatgatgggctttaaccccctaagcagtagggtaacaaacCGAATTTTCAAACCTTAAAcgcctaagcagtagggtaacaggctgaagatttacaaatcttaaccccctaactagtagggtaacaggttgaatttacaaatcttaaccccttaagcagttgggaaatagatcgaagatgatgggccttaaacccctaagtagtagggtaacaggctggaaattataaatttctttttccctgaaatggcattggagcggctaaaagccacagcagatctccttgaagtttcagaggATCTTTTCttcctgaaatggcgttggagcggctaaaagccacaacagatctccttgaagtttcagcaaaCCTCTTCTTCCAGAAATGGCATTGGAGaggctaaaagccacagcagatctccttgaagtttcagtggaagaagatcaaaacaagtcttatctcccgaAGTTGCAGAGGAGCGCATcaagatagcagatttgacatTCTGTGCTTACAAAGTGAAGCGGATCCAAGATTTCAGATGGCATCccctgcttatagggaacaagttgaaaacatcgatTTGATATCCCCGTGCTTATAGGGaacggatcgaagatagcagatctgacattcctgtgcttacagtgaagcagatcaaagatttcagcatggcatccctgtgcttatagggaacaagttgaaaacatcagatttggcatccctgtgcttatagggaacaagttgaaaacaacagatttggcatccctgtgcttatagggaacggatcgaagatagcagatttgacattcctgtgcttacagtgaagtagatcgaagatttcagcatgacatccctgtgcttatagggaacaagttgaaaacagcaaatctgacattcctgtgcttacagtgaagcagatcaaagatagcggatatcgccttcctgagttgcagtgaagcagattgaagccgtcaagaggccattttaaagaagatcaagaactcaagactcggcgagccctggcaaaattggtctttttgtagtctttgctccattctcgttacacgataatgagcaaagagggcaatgtaagacccaaattttgcccgggacccaataaaaccaaacccgaattaaacctagcctattatccagttacaagcccaaacccaattttggcccaacctaatcccaacccaaacacaaaaaataaataaataaataaaaaccttggccacctactccaccacctttgttggccatccaccttggccaccaactccaccacccttggccacctaaaccaccccaaccactccacttgtaaaatttggctataaaagccattcaagactttgtttttaggggggtttttggttttttggagaaggattgttctttgttttggaggaagtttttttgttttttggaggtgtttttttgtttttttggaaagaaggttatttttgtttcttggaaaggctagtttttggagattaatcaaagatcaaagcaaaagaggtttcttttgtctattcttatctttagttctttgtttgtttattgttttcctttcaattttactttgttttttttatacgaaagtaaaaataaaagtaagaaacttactcatattttcattaccgAAAAAGGTTTTTTTGAGGTCCGCCATTGCGTGTCTGATGGCGCTAATGGATGCCCGTGGGGTCCATGACCGAAGCAAAGTGGACCAACTAcggatttagaaaagaggagaaagagagttgagagctttgttttattattttattatttttactattatttatattattattattatttctcatgtatatattgttatttatattattattatattatatatgtcctctccatatttatttatattattactatcattattgttacttctattatcttttatttctaactactattattatatatatatgtattattgtttgtattattattattattatcaccctattgttattactttacttttgtattctaatatattattaacattactcatattttcattatttttgctatcactattactattatatattagtgtatattttatgtatatatatatatatttatatatagtattatttttattactttaatttaatatttttattatatttgctttttgtatttctatatttattattattatatagtagtgtgtatttctattatatatatatatatatatatttatatatagtattattgtttactttactttaatattattcttattatcattatatccaacccaataataattctttcataaagtaatattccgtatttggtaatttgagacaatcgtgccctaacttattgggtttcgattttctcctttaacctaaataacggaatactcttttaaatcatgacatgagttttgaaaatgcttattctcggagatacgaggtgttgtgccctaacttactgggtatggcattttgttacctcgaaataagatttttgcaagtaaaggcaatattcggtgtttgggaattcgaggaaacgtgccctaacttactgggtttcgattttcctcgttcaccttaactaactgaataaccttttgaaatacacgaatttttatataaaaggcaagctccttctcaaaaattcaagatgtcgtgtcctaacttactggatgtgacattttatattgtgagacgagaaggtccttaacatttgagcattttctttacaaagagggatcgtattttaaattctttcaagttttcaaattttcgacactaagacactaattaatcaattaggtaccaattttgggcgtatcgagggtgctaatccttcctcgtatgtaaccgactccgaaCTCATTTTTCGATTTTCAGAgaccaaaattatcgttttagtaaatcttaacttttattaaaatgattaacttaaggtgatccgatcacacctaaaaagattggtggcgactcctgttttcatttttttttctccaagtcgatacccgttttttcaaaaaaaatggttatgaCAACAGGTTTTGAATAAAAGTGCTTATTCTcagagatacgaggtgttgtgccctaactcacTGGGTATGACATCTTGTTACCTTGAAATAAGATTTTTTtgtaaataaaggcaatgttcggtatttGGAAGTTCGAGAGATCGTActctaacttattgggtttcaattttcctcgtttaccctaaataatcgaatatccttttaaaaaggattaaaatacacaaattttaaataaaaggcaagcttactctcaaaagttcgagatgtcgtgtcctaacttactggatgtgacattttattacttagAGACGAGAATGTCTTTAACATTCgagtatttttttttacaaaatgagggattgtattttaaagtctttcaagttttcaattttcgacactaagacactaattaatcaactaggtaccaatttttgggtgttacgagggtgctaatccttcctcgtacgtaaccgactctcgaacctgtTTTTCTGAATTTCGCAGACCAAAaccgttgtttaaataaatcaaatcatttattaaaaacaaccacttttacgaggtgacccgatcacacctcatcaaaaaggattggtggcgactcccattctTTCATTTCTGTTTCCAAAGTTGACCCCatttttcaaaagaatggtttcgacataAATAATGTATTGTgtgattaaatataaatatgtagGTTTATTAATATTGAAACTAATATttagtattttaaaatattttaaaagttaagattaatattttattactaacataataatatttactttttataaaataaaatggatttaattttattaatcaataaattaatatttttattcatcAAACTATTTTCTATAAAACAAACAACAAACATTTTGAATAAGCCAAACACACTTTATATGTCCTCGATACATATCTTTTATCACAAGATATGTTTTTTCATAGTAATTTTTTTCCAGAaaaaattatatctttacaattctgaaaatttttcagAAAAGTTCATTGTTAACTATGAACACGTAACCCGCAAATACATACAAATATGGATGAGTATAAACCCATAACATGGATGAGTATAAACCCATATATTGAAGAATCATTTATTCTTAAAACTTTATCAATGAAATTCACTctatcttttaaaataaaagcTTTTCCCAGAAAACTCTAAGAAAATCCACTATGAAACTCAATATTCCTGGGAAAACAAACCAGGAATTTATACGTGCTGTTTAAGAATAAAGCAAGTAGGGGGACCCGAAACTTTCTGGGAAATTAATGTTCTACCGAATCACAACTTTGAATATCCAATACCCTTGCTCTTTTCTTTTCTAGTTGCCGATTTAAAatccattttttttttacttgtttataAGGGAAGCTTCAAAGTCTAGTGAGAAATGAATGGTTAAGGTTAAACACTTTTTTCATCGTACTTTCAATCTCAAAAGCTAAAATGTTTGGCGTTATTTTAGGGTTGAAAAGCACTTTTTGACCCGTAAACAATGGCAAACAGGACCTTATTTTAGTTATGAATTTTTAAgctcaattatttttatttttattcttacgaaattaaataaaatatcagTTATTTTTTTGTTACATTATACCATCAAAGTTCTTATTAATgtgaaatattattattaaattaaaatattaaatattttaattttaaagctTAAATATTAAATTCTCTTTTGCCTCCCAAGTGGATTTTACGTCGGTATGCCCTTCGCATTCAAATCGTGattatacttttattattatttttaatattaatattattataggtTTTTATCATATTTGCTCTTTTTTATATAATACCAAGAATTATCCATAACtctttaaataggaggataatgtgccTCACGCACTCAAATCCACGTCCTTCTATACTAACAATAATACAAATATCAATCAAATTAAGACTCAATTGTAATTATACTCTTATTTTTAAATGCTGTTTGAatgatatattttataatttttaatatgcttatatttattttagacaaataaaaataaataattatattttataattatt
This is a stretch of genomic DNA from Gossypium arboreum isolate Shixiya-1 chromosome 11, ASM2569848v2, whole genome shotgun sequence. It encodes these proteins:
- the LOC128283961 gene encoding disease resistance-like protein CSA1 codes for the protein MESLEMLILSGCSKLQSFPEIDGKMECLLELCFDGTNIKELPSSIGNLRRLEVLNLKDCKSLRSLPTKFGTESLEKLFLSGCSNLQSLPEIDGKIECLLELCFDGTNIKELPSSIGNLRRLKVLNLKDCKSLRSLLIKFGTESLKKLILSGCSNLKRFPEIDGKMECLLELYLDGSGIKELPISIGNLSSLVLLNLKDCRNLVDLPGSIGGCKSLKSLNLSGCYKVEYLPENLQQIEFLEELDLSETSMTKPPSLIFQFKNLKVLSFNGSKGSSSKLQKYLPSLLKVIQRERTNSMALMLPSLLGLSSLTRLNLRYCNLCEGDIPGDISRLSSMKKLDLGGNNFVSIPSCLTQFSKLQFLFLSNCKAFKSLPELPTCIEGVSVSGCTSLEIIANPSKVCNSKDWVDIVGANCFRLAENIDALTLLKKHLKVVGNSRKKFDIIIPGSEMPEWFSQQRGESSIKIDLPLEVRNDSQWMGVALCRIFVSDDASRKAHVSCRAVTHGRNSRQANCTQSNFQGRYPRIVDCSGLIANFGLEQPIMKDQIFIRYFSRDKLYPISLEDKCGERETNNLWTTDCLDQECHQLELSFERDDSVKVKKCGVRIVYERDLEETQVLHSSQCCANFEDIQQHFVDDGSIGSGSLIKRKRNMYEEMDEGPQPKRMQKNFQFYNGQTWEEALIVANGAKWGGWLIMVWSR